From one Fusobacterium mortiferum ATCC 9817 genomic stretch:
- the nrdD gene encoding anaerobic ribonucleoside-triphosphate reductase, with translation MKEVIKRDGAIVEFDRDRIVRAMTMAFKQSSGTVNNELVEKITTQIENMDNKRMHVEDIQDIVVKKLMASSEKDIAIAYQSYRAIKTEIRNKEKGIYKNIAELVDASNEDILSENANKDAKTISVQRDLLAGISSKDYYLNKILPKHLKKAHETGEIHIHDLDYLLFKETNCELVHIERMLKGGCNIGNAKMLEPNSVDVAVGHIVQIIASVSSNTYGGCSIPYLDRALVPYIKKSFKKHFTKGLKYVERVDEATIKEIIDRGNIEYSNMELKEKYPLAYEYSCDLTRESVKQAMQGLEYEINSLSTVNGQTPFTTIGIGTETSWEGRLVQEFVFRTRMEGFGAKKETAIFPKIVYAMCEGLNMNEEDPNWDIAQLGFECMTKSIYPDILFITKEQLEKGTVVYPMGCRAFLSPWFDEKGEEIYSGRFNIGATTINLPRIAIKNRGDEAGFYKELDRVMEMCKENSVFRAHYLEKTQAEMAPILWQSGALAEKQPKETIKDLIWGGYATVSIGYIGLSEVSQLLYGEDFAYNEEIYEKTFNILKYISEKVAQFKAETNLGFALYGTPSESLCDRFARIDREEFGDIEGITDKGYYDNSFHVSSHININPFEKLRLEALGHQYSKGGHISYIETDSLKNNLEAIIEILRYAKEIGIHYMGINQPVDKCHVCGFKGEFLATERGFECPQCGNHENDKMSVIRRVCGYLSQPNARPFNKGKQKEIISRVKHN, from the coding sequence ATGAAAGAAGTTATAAAAAGAGATGGGGCTATTGTAGAGTTTGATAGAGATAGAATAGTAAGAGCTATGACAATGGCTTTCAAGCAAAGTTCTGGAACTGTAAATAACGAACTTGTTGAAAAAATAACAACACAGATAGAAAACATGGATAATAAAAGAATGCACGTAGAGGATATACAAGATATAGTTGTAAAAAAACTTATGGCTTCTAGTGAAAAAGATATAGCAATAGCTTATCAAAGTTATAGAGCAATTAAAACTGAGATAAGAAATAAGGAAAAAGGAATCTATAAAAATATAGCTGAACTAGTAGATGCTTCTAATGAAGATATATTAAGTGAAAATGCTAATAAAGATGCTAAAACAATATCAGTACAAAGAGATTTATTAGCAGGAATATCTTCAAAGGATTACTACTTAAATAAAATTTTACCTAAGCACTTAAAGAAAGCTCATGAAACAGGAGAGATTCATATTCACGATTTGGATTATCTTCTATTTAAAGAGACTAACTGTGAATTAGTACATATAGAGAGAATGTTAAAAGGTGGTTGTAACATAGGAAATGCAAAGATGTTAGAACCAAATTCTGTAGATGTAGCAGTAGGACATATAGTACAGATTATAGCTTCTGTTTCATCTAATACATATGGAGGATGTTCTATTCCATATTTAGATAGAGCTTTAGTTCCATATATTAAAAAAAGTTTTAAAAAGCATTTTACTAAAGGTTTAAAATATGTAGAAAGAGTAGATGAAGCTACGATAAAAGAGATAATAGATAGAGGAAATATAGAGTACTCTAATATGGAGTTAAAGGAAAAATATCCATTGGCATATGAGTATAGTTGTGATTTAACAAGAGAGTCTGTAAAACAAGCTATGCAAGGATTGGAATATGAGATAAACTCTCTTTCAACTGTAAATGGACAAACACCTTTTACAACAATAGGTATAGGAACAGAAACTTCTTGGGAAGGAAGACTTGTACAAGAGTTTGTATTTAGAACTAGAATGGAAGGGTTTGGAGCTAAAAAAGAGACTGCAATATTTCCTAAGATAGTATATGCTATGTGTGAAGGGCTAAATATGAATGAGGAAGACCCTAACTGGGATATAGCACAACTTGGATTTGAGTGTATGACAAAATCTATCTATCCAGATATTTTGTTTATAACTAAAGAGCAACTAGAAAAGGGAACAGTTGTTTATCCTATGGGATGTAGAGCTTTCCTATCTCCTTGGTTTGATGAAAAAGGAGAGGAAATTTACTCTGGAAGATTTAATATAGGAGCTACAACTATTAATCTTCCTAGAATAGCTATAAAAAATAGAGGAGATGAAGCAGGATTTTATAAAGAGCTAGATAGAGTGATGGAGATGTGTAAAGAAAACTCTGTATTTAGAGCTCACTACTTAGAAAAAACTCAAGCTGAAATGGCACCAATTTTATGGCAATCTGGAGCATTAGCAGAGAAACAACCTAAAGAAACAATAAAAGATTTAATCTGGGGAGGATATGCTACTGTTTCTATTGGATATATAGGACTTAGTGAAGTATCTCAACTTCTTTATGGAGAAGATTTTGCTTATAATGAAGAGATCTATGAAAAAACATTTAATATCTTAAAATATATATCTGAAAAAGTAGCTCAATTTAAAGCTGAAACAAATTTAGGATTTGCACTATATGGAACTCCATCTGAATCACTTTGTGATAGATTTGCAAGAATAGATAGAGAGGAGTTTGGAGATATAGAAGGAATTACAGATAAAGGATATTATGATAACTCATTCCATGTATCTTCTCATATTAATATCAATCCATTTGAAAAATTGAGATTAGAGGCTTTAGGACATCAATATTCTAAGGGTGGGCATATCAGTTATATAGAAACAGACTCTTTAAAAAATAATTTAGAAGCAATAATAGAGATATTAAGATATGCAAAAGAGATAGGAATACACTATATGGGAATAAATCAACCAGTTGATAAATGCCATGTATGTGGATTTAAAGGAGAGTTTTTAGCTACTGAGAGAGGATTTGAATGCCCACAATGTGGAAATCATGAGAATGATAAGATGAGTGTAATAAGAAG
- a CDS encoding ABC transporter substrate-binding protein, whose amino-acid sequence MKKLAMALLLLSTMVMGKEIKEPKNIEIGVTQIMEHPALDSARVGFEKALKDNGYGDVKIDYQNAQGDFGTAQMIANSFAQGKKDLIYAISTPSAQAAYNVTKKIPIVITAVTDVKAAGLVGDNITGTSDATSIYKQLETITKILPKAKKVGIIYNTSEQNSQVQVASAKEESKKLGLEIIETGVTNVNDMAMGLDSLLDKVDVLYTPTDNLVVSATPLVLDKANRKNVPVVGCIEDQVAQGALITDTIDYEKLGYQTGEMAIRVLKGEEPKNMPVETLKNTQLIVNKKAAEKYGIDLGALEGAKLY is encoded by the coding sequence ATGAAAAAACTAGCAATGGCATTATTATTACTTTCAACAATGGTTATGGGAAAAGAGATAAAAGAACCTAAAAATATAGAAATAGGAGTTACACAGATAATGGAGCATCCAGCTTTAGACTCTGCAAGAGTAGGATTTGAAAAAGCTCTAAAGGATAATGGATATGGAGATGTAAAAATAGATTATCAAAATGCTCAAGGAGATTTTGGAACAGCACAGATGATAGCTAATTCATTTGCACAAGGTAAAAAGGATTTAATCTATGCTATATCTACACCAAGTGCTCAAGCAGCTTATAATGTAACTAAAAAGATACCAATAGTTATTACAGCAGTAACAGATGTAAAGGCAGCTGGACTTGTAGGAGATAATATTACAGGAACAAGTGATGCTACATCAATATACAAACAATTAGAAACTATCACTAAGATATTACCAAAGGCTAAAAAAGTTGGAATAATCTATAACACAAGTGAACAAAACTCTCAAGTACAAGTAGCAAGTGCTAAAGAGGAAAGCAAAAAGCTTGGATTAGAAATAATAGAAACAGGAGTAACAAATGTAAATGATATGGCTATGGGGCTTGACTCATTACTTGATAAGGTAGATGTGCTATACACACCAACAGATAACTTAGTAGTTTCAGCTACACCACTTGTATTAGATAAAGCTAATAGAAAAAATGTACCAGTAGTTGGTTGTATTGAAGACCAAGTGGCACAAGGTGCTTTAATAACTGACACTATTGATTATGAAAAATTAGGATATCAAACTGGAGAGATGGCAATAAGAGTTTTAAAAGGAGAGGAGCCAAAAAATATGCCAGTTGAAACTTTAAAAAATACTCAACTTATAGTAAATAAAAAAGCAGCAGAGAAATATGGAATAGATTTAGGAGCTTTAGAGGGAGCTAAGTTGTATTAA
- a CDS encoding WYL domain-containing protein, whose amino-acid sequence MKKIRVTVPEDIWRLMKNDTEEFGINNNKLCNYILERFKYNKKMEVEKLLETQGRPLKKIIQFDLNVSNREIYYDVLKANEVDIEAEYFRELFELYTSKFKYQRELFIFEDRVKAILEAIKEKKKIKIKYLKRVFSVEPYFIKREERGDENFLFCYDEEKKEYANFKLKELEIVSILEEKIKGKDKKYIENMRKNFDPFLGNGNIVKVRLTEEGESLLKSLTNYRPKLVKKEGHICYFEVANENAKLYFRQFSKEAEILEPKQLREEIRKEYLEILELYKD is encoded by the coding sequence ATGAAGAAGATAAGGGTAACTGTTCCAGAGGATATATGGCGTCTTATGAAAAATGATACAGAGGAATTTGGTATCAATAATAATAAACTATGTAATTATATTCTAGAAAGATTTAAATATAATAAAAAAATGGAAGTAGAGAAACTTCTTGAAACTCAAGGGCGTCCTCTGAAAAAGATTATACAATTTGATTTAAATGTTTCAAATAGGGAGATATACTATGATGTTTTAAAAGCTAATGAAGTAGATATAGAGGCTGAATATTTTAGAGAGCTATTTGAACTATATACTTCAAAATTTAAATATCAAAGGGAGCTTTTTATATTTGAAGACAGAGTAAAAGCTATATTAGAAGCGATTAAAGAAAAAAAGAAAATAAAGATAAAATATTTAAAGAGAGTTTTTAGTGTAGAGCCGTACTTTATTAAAAGAGAGGAAAGAGGAGATGAAAACTTTCTCTTTTGCTACGATGAGGAAAAAAAAGAGTATGCTAACTTTAAATTAAAAGAGTTGGAAATAGTTTCTATTTTAGAAGAAAAGATAAAAGGTAAGGATAAAAAATATATAGAGAATATGAGAAAAAACTTTGACCCTTTCTTAGGAAATGGAAATATTGTTAAAGTAAGGCTTACAGAAGAGGGAGAAAGCCTTTTAAAAAGTTTGACTAACTATCGTCCAAAACTTGTAAAGAAAGAGGGACATATCTGTTATTTTGAGGTAGCTAATGAAAATGCTAAACTCTATTTTAGACAGTTTTCTAAAGAGGCAGAGATTTTAGAACCAAAGCAGTTACGTGAAGAGATAAGAAAAGAGTATTTAGAGATACTTGAATTATATAAAGATTAA
- a CDS encoding ABC transporter permease, which translates to MLLGTIEQSFIFAIMVLGVYISYKILDFPDMTVDGSFPLGAAVSAALIVKGVNPLIALVVAMLAGAVAGLITGMIHVKLKVTNLLAGIIVMTGLYSVNLRIMGKSNIPLFMSKHLFNGTVSAIVVVVIFLLIVKLAIDFLLKTKFGFVLKALGDNESLVTALGLDGNKLKLYGLMIANSLVALSGGILAQYQGFADVGMGTGTIITGLASIIIGEAVIGKKKIIKATTMVIIGTVIYRAIIALSLKLGMNASDLKLITSILVVIIIYLKLKKESLKKGGVVNA; encoded by the coding sequence ATGTTATTAGGAACTATTGAACAGAGTTTTATATTTGCAATAATGGTATTAGGAGTCTATATATCATATAAGATATTGGATTTCCCAGATATGACAGTAGATGGAAGTTTTCCATTAGGGGCAGCTGTAAGTGCTGCACTTATAGTAAAAGGAGTAAATCCATTAATAGCTTTAGTTGTAGCTATGTTAGCTGGAGCAGTAGCTGGACTTATAACAGGTATGATTCATGTAAAATTAAAAGTGACTAATCTACTTGCTGGAATTATAGTAATGACAGGATTATACAGTGTAAATTTAAGAATAATGGGAAAATCAAATATACCACTATTTATGTCAAAACATCTATTCAATGGAACTGTATCAGCAATAGTAGTTGTAGTTATTTTTCTACTAATAGTAAAATTAGCAATAGATTTTTTACTTAAAACAAAATTTGGATTTGTACTAAAAGCTTTAGGAGATAATGAGAGCTTAGTAACAGCTCTAGGGCTTGATGGAAACAAATTAAAACTTTATGGACTTATGATAGCTAATAGTTTAGTAGCTCTTTCTGGTGGAATACTTGCTCAATATCAAGGATTTGCTGATGTGGGAATGGGAACAGGAACTATCATTACAGGTCTTGCTTCTATAATAATAGGAGAGGCAGTAATAGGAAAGAAAAAAATTATAAAAGCTACTACAATGGTAATAATAGGAACTGTAATATATAGAGCAATAATAGCTCTATCATTAAAATTGGGAATGAATGCTAGTGATTTAAAACTTATAACATCTATATTAGTAGTAATTATTATATATTTAAAACTAAAAAAAGAATCATTGAAAAAAGGAGGAGTTGTAAATGCTTAA
- a CDS encoding mechanosensitive ion channel family protein, whose amino-acid sequence MIEHINLFTGEILRKILEKQLLLNFFVDFIIFIIKLIACILVYYIATRIIKKLSPLLSKNKEELIRNQSLKSFIKSILNIGIHLFLITICLLILGIKGSSLAALFGTLGIGIGLALKDNLSNLAAGIIILIFKAYKVGDEVNINGEIGFIYEIDVFSTSIRTYNSDLIIVPNGVIISDKIINYTKIPIRRLKFVIRVSYDCNIKAAREALEKLLRDNPLVINDPPIFSHVESYEEGFINIALKGWTKNENYWQVYWEVMNNLKDYLAENDIKLPTNKMDIIITQDSSVHIPK is encoded by the coding sequence ATGATAGAACACATTAACTTATTTACTGGAGAGATTTTAAGAAAAATTTTAGAAAAACAGCTTTTACTTAATTTTTTTGTAGATTTTATTATTTTTATAATAAAACTAATTGCTTGTATTTTAGTCTATTATATTGCCACTAGGATTATAAAAAAATTATCTCCTTTACTTTCTAAAAATAAAGAGGAACTTATTAGAAATCAATCTTTAAAAAGTTTCATCAAATCTATTTTAAATATTGGTATACATCTTTTTCTAATTACAATCTGTCTTTTAATATTAGGAATAAAGGGAAGTAGCTTAGCAGCACTTTTTGGTACTTTAGGAATAGGTATAGGATTAGCCTTAAAAGATAATCTTTCTAATCTAGCAGCTGGAATAATCATTCTTATATTTAAGGCTTATAAAGTTGGAGATGAAGTTAATATCAATGGAGAGATAGGGTTTATATATGAGATTGATGTATTCTCCACATCAATTAGAACCTATAACAGCGATTTAATTATAGTTCCTAATGGAGTAATAATATCTGATAAAATTATTAACTATACTAAAATACCAATTAGAAGATTAAAATTTGTTATTAGAGTATCTTATGACTGCAATATAAAAGCAGCAAGAGAAGCTTTAGAAAAACTTCTTAGAGATAATCCTCTTGTAATAAATGACCCACCTATATTCTCTCATGTGGAGTCATATGAAGAGGGATTTATTAATATTGCTCTAAAAGGTTGGACTAAAAATGAAAATTATTGGCAAGTTTATTGGGAAGTAATGAATAATTTAAAAGATTATTTAGCTGAAAATGATATTAAACTTCCTACAAATAAAATGGATATCATTATTACACAAGATTCTTCAGTTCATATCCCAAAATAA
- a CDS encoding alanine/glycine:cation symporter family protein: MELILNFFYGLNNFLWSYVLIIMLVGLGLYFTARTGFVQFRMLKDMFLLLGEGAVKGKEGHNGISSFQAFCISTASRVGTGNLAGVAIAISIGGPGAVFWMWVMAIIGASSSFIESTLAQIYKEKEGDHFRGGPAYYMEKALGQKWMGVLFSIIISIVFGLIFNSVQANTITLAFEKAFSIDRTILGVILSVMTAVIIFGGVKRIAQFVEYIVPIMAVAYVIVALIVIVKNFNHIPAVFSQIISGAFGFNQAVGGGIGAVIMQGVKRGLFSNEAGMGSAPNAAATANVSHPVKQGLIQTLGVFTDTLLICSATAFIILISGERLKGVSDGIQLTQDALVSEVGSWGAIFIAVCIFMFAFSSVIGNYYYGEANIEFLNGNKVWLNAYRVCVVGMVMFGSLAKIQVVWDMADLFMGIMAVINLIAIGLLGKISIEALKDYRAQKAQGLDPKFRKSSIPGLKNVECWED; encoded by the coding sequence GTGGAGCTGATACTAAATTTTTTTTATGGACTAAATAATTTTCTATGGTCTTATGTATTAATTATTATGCTAGTAGGATTAGGATTATATTTTACTGCTAGAACAGGTTTTGTACAATTTAGAATGTTAAAGGATATGTTTTTATTATTAGGAGAGGGAGCTGTAAAAGGAAAAGAGGGACACAATGGAATATCATCTTTCCAAGCTTTCTGTATTTCAACTGCATCAAGAGTAGGAACAGGAAACTTAGCTGGAGTAGCCATTGCTATTTCAATCGGAGGACCTGGAGCAGTATTTTGGATGTGGGTTATGGCAATTATTGGAGCAAGTTCAAGTTTTATAGAGAGTACACTTGCTCAAATATATAAAGAGAAAGAGGGAGACCACTTCAGAGGAGGACCAGCTTACTATATGGAAAAAGCTCTTGGTCAAAAATGGATGGGAGTACTTTTTTCAATAATTATCTCTATTGTTTTTGGACTTATTTTTAACTCTGTACAAGCTAATACAATAACTTTAGCTTTTGAAAAAGCTTTCTCAATAGATAGAACAATATTAGGAGTTATTTTATCAGTGATGACAGCAGTTATTATTTTTGGTGGAGTAAAGAGAATTGCTCAATTTGTTGAGTATATAGTTCCAATAATGGCTGTAGCTTATGTAATAGTAGCTTTAATAGTAATAGTAAAAAATTTCAACCATATACCTGCTGTATTTTCTCAAATAATAAGTGGAGCTTTTGGATTTAATCAAGCTGTAGGTGGAGGAATAGGAGCAGTAATTATGCAAGGAGTAAAGAGAGGGCTTTTCTCTAACGAAGCTGGAATGGGAAGTGCTCCAAATGCTGCTGCAACTGCTAATGTATCTCACCCTGTAAAACAAGGACTTATCCAAACTTTAGGAGTATTTACTGATACATTATTGATATGTTCTGCTACTGCTTTTATTATTCTTATCTCTGGTGAGAGATTAAAAGGAGTTTCAGATGGAATACAACTTACTCAAGATGCTCTTGTATCTGAAGTGGGAAGTTGGGGAGCAATATTTATAGCTGTGTGTATATTTATGTTTGCTTTTTCTTCTGTAATTGGAAACTACTACTATGGAGAAGCTAATATAGAGTTTTTAAATGGAAATAAAGTATGGCTTAATGCTTATAGAGTATGTGTAGTTGGAATGGTAATGTTTGGAAGTTTAGCTAAAATTCAAGTGGTTTGGGATATGGCAGATCTATTTATGGGAATTATGGCTGTAATCAACTTGATAGCTATTGGACTTTTAGGTAAAATTTCAATAGAAGCTTTAAAAGATTATAGAGCTCAAAAAGCTCAAGGATTAGATCCGAAATTTAGAAAATCTTCTATTCCTGGTTTAAAAAATGTAGAGTGTTGGGAAGATTAA
- a CDS encoding ABC transporter ATP-binding protein, with product MLNINSIEKSFVTELGTVKKVFRGLNLQVEKGDFISIIGSNGAGKSTLLDTITGNVVVDSGSIDIDGRDITKLPKYKRGSFISKVYQNPSMGTAPSMTVFENLSMADNKGKRFGFTMGLNKKRKEYYRELLKELDLGIENQMDTEVGSLSGGQRQCLALIMATLNKPEILLLDEHTAALDPKTSKIIMDKTKEIVEKNQISTLMITHNLQDAINYGNRLIMLHNGEVIIDIKGEEKKKLTPEKLLKIFNNREAYLKDSELFSA from the coding sequence ATGCTTAATATAAATTCTATTGAAAAAAGCTTTGTTACTGAATTAGGGACAGTGAAAAAAGTATTTAGAGGTTTAAATCTTCAAGTGGAGAAAGGAGATTTTATCTCTATAATAGGAAGTAATGGAGCAGGAAAATCAACTCTTCTAGATACAATAACTGGAAATGTAGTAGTAGATAGTGGAAGTATTGATATAGATGGTAGAGATATTACAAAACTACCTAAATATAAAAGAGGAAGTTTCATCTCTAAAGTTTATCAAAATCCATCTATGGGAACAGCTCCATCAATGACAGTATTTGAAAATCTTTCTATGGCAGATAATAAAGGAAAAAGATTTGGATTTACTATGGGACTTAATAAAAAGAGAAAAGAGTATTATAGAGAGCTTTTAAAAGAGCTTGATTTAGGAATAGAAAATCAAATGGATACAGAGGTAGGTTCTCTATCTGGTGGACAAAGACAATGTCTTGCTCTTATAATGGCTACTCTTAATAAACCAGAGATACTACTATTAGATGAGCATACAGCAGCTCTTGACCCTAAGACTTCTAAAATTATAATGGATAAGACAAAAGAGATAGTAGAAAAAAATCAAATCTCTACACTTATGATAACTCATAATTTACAAGATGCTATAAACTATGGAAATAGACTTATAATGTTACACAATGGAGAGGTAATCATTGATATCAAAGGAGAGGAGAAGAAAAAACTTACTCCTGAGAAACTTTTAAAAATCTTTAATAATAGAGAAGCCTATCTAAAAGATAGTGAACTTTTCTCAGCATAG